TTCATTAAAGTACTCCCCTTTCATAATTATAAGGACTATACAAGTTTTCTTTTCTATTTATATTATTTATAATATACTTTATCTCCTCTGGTGTTTCGTCTAATAATTCAATTATAACTTCATCAATACCTATTTTCCCTAATCTTTTAACTTGACTAAGAACATTTAAACTTTTGCTAAAATATATTTCAGTATTCCCTAATTCATTTATTCTTGAAATGAATTTATCTCTTTGTGGACTTTCTATAATTTCATTATTCTCAAATAATCCTCTTTCTATATACATTCCTAATAATTTACTATATCCTAACATTGCCTTTCTAACAGGAACTTTCCCTATATTTTCCAATTCTTCAAAGCTTAATTCAGGAGATAAAACAACTGTTTTTACATTGTTTAATTTACTTAGTTCCATAATAGAATATATATTTGTTATGTTTAAGTTCCAATTAACAGTAATCTCTTCAGATTTATTTTTTAATACTTGATATAAGTTACTGGCCAAATTAGAATTTAGATCTATAAAATTCAAATTAACTTCCTTTGCCACTTGATATCCTTTTTTATATATCTTCTTTATCCCCAATTCTTTTAGAAGTCTTTCTTGCTCATCGTTACAAACAACTGCTGATATTTGTGAGTGTTTTGGTACATCTTGAGAAATCTCTATTTCAAATTTTTTCACTGTATCATCTAATTTTCTTCTATAACTTTCTACTAATTTACTTGTTAACATACTTAAAACTTCTCTTCTTAGTTGTTTTAGAAGGGATACTGGTAAAAATATTTCTTTATCAATAGTTATGTTACATTTCCCTATTTGGAAAGATGTTCCTCCTGTTTCTTTTAACTTTTTAGAAACCTCTTCAACTGTAGCTGCTTTTTTAGAAGCTTTTTCTAAAGGTTTCTCTCCTGAAAATTTTGCACTTATTTTTTCTCCGAAATTGTTAAAACAACTAACTTCTATAGATGGTTTTTCATTTAATTTCCCAATAAATTTTGCTTCTATTTCCAAATATTTATTTGAATTTTTTAAATTAGACTCTATTTCTGAATTTATTTTTTTATCATAATTTTTAAATATATATTTTGTTCCACTTGGAATTTTTAATAGAATTATTTTATCCCCTGGAGAAGCTTCTTTAAACTTTTCTTTTTTGCTTTTCTTCTCTATTCTATTTATATAATCTCCACCTAAATTTTCAAAATCCTTAGAATAGTAAGTTATACCATCCCCTAACATAATATTTTCTTCTAATTTTACTTCTTTACCACTTGCTATTCCAATCCTTTTACCAACATTAAATGAATATTGTTCATTTATTAAACTACTACTATTCCCTAAATATCCTTTAGAATATCCTCTATTGAATATAGTATCTATATTGTTTTTATTTTCTTCTCCTTTTAGCAACCCTTTAAAATAAGTAACTGCTTCATATATGTAGTTGCTTTGTTTCATTCTTCCTTCTATTTTTATAGAATCAATTCCTATCTCTTTTAACTTATTTATTTCTTCCAATTTCATTAATTGGTCCTTAGGACTTAACAAATATCCTTTTCTTGTGGAAGTTGTATACTCTTTTCTGCAAGGTTGTGCACACATTCCTCTGTTTCCACTTCTTCCACCTATAAAACTGCTCATATAACAATTTCCAGAATAACTTACACATAAAGCCCCTGATACAAATACCTCTAACTCTATATCTGTTTTTTCTTTTATTTTTTTTATTTCCTCAAAAGACATTTCTCTTGGCAATACAATTCTTTTAAAACCTATTTTTTTTAAATAATTAGCTTCAACATGATTTGCCACTGTCATTTGAGTACTTCCATGATAATCTATATTTGGAAAATTTTCTTTTAAAAATCTAAAATATCCTAAATCTTGTATAATTACAGCATCTAACCCATGTTCATAAAGTTTTTTAAAATTAGTATATAAAAATTCTATCTCCACATTTTTCATTAATGTATTTAAAGTTAAAAAGACTCTACTCCCTCTTTCATGAGCATAATCTATAGCTTCTTTAATTTCTTCAACTGTAAAATTTTCTGCATTTCTTCTAGCTCCAAATCCCTTTAATCCCATGTATATTTCATCTGCACCTGATTTAATTGCTGCATAAAATCTCTCTATGTCCCCTGCTG
This genomic stretch from Fusobacterium sp. IOR10 harbors:
- a CDS encoding U32 family peptidase → MKIVAPAGDIERFYAAIKSGADEIYMGLKGFGARRNAENFTVEEIKEAIDYAHERGSRVFLTLNTLMKNVEIEFLYTNFKKLYEHGLDAVIIQDLGYFRFLKENFPNIDYHGSTQMTVANHVEANYLKKIGFKRIVLPREMSFEEIKKIKEKTDIELEVFVSGALCVSYSGNCYMSSFIGGRSGNRGMCAQPCRKEYTTSTRKGYLLSPKDQLMKLEEINKLKEIGIDSIKIEGRMKQSNYIYEAVTYFKGLLKGEENKNNIDTIFNRGYSKGYLGNSSSLINEQYSFNVGKRIGIASGKEVKLEENIMLGDGITYYSKDFENLGGDYINRIEKKSKKEKFKEASPGDKIILLKIPSGTKYIFKNYDKKINSEIESNLKNSNKYLEIEAKFIGKLNEKPSIEVSCFNNFGEKISAKFSGEKPLEKASKKAATVEEVSKKLKETGGTSFQIGKCNITIDKEIFLPVSLLKQLRREVLSMLTSKLVESYRRKLDDTVKKFEIEISQDVPKHSQISAVVCNDEQERLLKELGIKKIYKKGYQVAKEVNLNFIDLNSNLASNLYQVLKNKSEEITVNWNLNITNIYSIMELSKLNNVKTVVLSPELSFEELENIGKVPVRKAMLGYSKLLGMYIERGLFENNEIIESPQRDKFISRINELGNTEIYFSKSLNVLSQVKRLGKIGIDEVIIELLDETPEEIKYIINNINRKENLYSPYNYERGVL